The genomic stretch CGTGTTCTTTCTTTCTGCTCCGGACTCCATCTCTGCTATCAACCGCGCCACCGGGATAGTCAACTTCGCCGCACCCGTCGCGTACTCGGCACTCGCGGTCTTCGGTGGCGCCAACCTACTTCTGCTTGTGAACTGGCGTCCGTCGCCGCCTGAGCAAAGGCGCCGTGCGTCGAGGATCTGCGTCATCACCTACAGCCTGGTCGTTGTACTGATCATTGTCTTCTTCTGGCTGGGCGACGCACCCGTTGAGCAGGTCACTCTCTTCGACTGGTACTACGCCGACACCCCGTGGATCCGGGAGATGATCCTGACCTACCTTCTGGCACAGGGCGTTGCCACGACGACCACATTCGTTCTGTGCTGGCGTTGGTCCAAGGAGGTCGACGGTTTTCTGCGGGCGGGCCTGCGCATCCTGGTACCTGGATACCTGCTCCACGTGTGCTACGACGTCATCAAACTCGTCGCGATCTACGGCCGTTGGACCGGGCACCAATGGGACTTCCTCGTCGACCAGGTGGCACCCCAGACCGCAGCACCGTCCGCCGCGCTGGTGGTCATAGGTTTCACGCTCCCGCTCGCCGGCCCGCGCATGGCTCAGACGCTGCAGGCGCTGAGGCAGCTGCGAGACCTTGGCCCCCTGTGGCGGGAGCTGAAGACAGTGCCCACTCCCGGCGCCATCCGGACCTCGCTACCCTTGTGGTCTTCCCCCTCGGTCCGCCTGACCCGCCGCAGGACCAGCATCTTTGATGCGCTCCTCACGCTGGCCCCGGCTTACGACTCGACCGTGCGGGACAAGGCCTACCGCGCCGCCCTGGACCGCGGCGACGACACTCCGACCGCCGAAGCGACAGCAGACGCAACAATGATCGTCGCGGCACGGGTGAAGCAGCAGACAGGATCCAGCAGCAGCGCGGCCCCGGAGACCGAGCCATGGCGCCCCCGCGACCTGGTCCTGCTGTCCCGGGCTCTCACCTCACCCTTCGTATCCAGCCGCTCTGTCTCCCCTCAGCACTACGGTGCCCGCGTAGAAAGCCGCCAACATGACTGAAGCCCTGCCGCGAAGAGGCACCCACGCCGTCGTCATCGGCGGCAGTCTTGCCGGCATGCTCGCCGCGGCAGCGGTCAAAAACAGCGTTGACACCGTCGAGATCATCGAAGCCCACGACCTCCCGCTTACCCCCCAGGCCCGCACTGGTGTCCCGCAGGCCGCGCACATCCACCCGCTGCTGTCGGGGGGAGCGAAGGCGATCGACGCGCTGCTGCCGGGAACAATCGAGCGCCTGCTCGAGGCCGGTGCCAACCAGGTCCCCATGACAACGAACATGGTCTACCTCTCCCCCGAGGGGTGGTACCGGCGGTGGCAACGCGACACCCACTACCTGATCGCCGCCAGCCGCGACCTGACCGATTCCGTCGTGCGCCAGCAAGTCCTCAGGGACGCCCGTATCAGCATCCGCTCCCATGCCCGCGTGCTCGCCTTGCTCGGCGACGCGCGCCGGGTCACCGGGGTGAAGCTGCAGACCACGGATGGCAGCGAACACGAAGTGCACGGCGACCTTGTCATCGACGCCTCCGGCCGGTCCACGCGCACCCCGCGGTGGCTGGCCGAGTTCGGCATCACAGGCCTGGTCGAGGACCACATCGACTCCGGAATGACCTACGCCAGCCGGATCTACCGTGCTCCCGTCCCCACCACCAACTGGCCGCTGATCAACGTCCTCCCCGATCCTGCGCATCCGGGACCCGCAGGCGCCATCGTGCCTATCGAAGGAAACCGCTGGCACGTCAGCGCCTACGGACCTCCGGGATCACGCCCCAGCAGAGAGCCCGGGAGCTTCGGGGACTATGTACGCAGCCTGCGCCACCCCGTCATCGCCGACCTGCTGAGCCACGCCGAACCACTCACTGACATCACCGTCGCTCATTCCACTGCAAACCACCGCTTCTACTACGAGCGTCTCAAGGTGTGGCCGGAAGGGCTGATCGCCTTGGGAGACGCCGTGGCCGCGTTCAACCCCATCTACGGACATGGCATGTCCGTCGCAGCACAAGGCGCTCTCGCCATCCGAGAATTGCTGTCATCGGGCCTCTCCCCCGACTTTGCCCGCCGAGCCCAGCGTGCCGTTTCGCGCCCGATCAACGTGGCCTGGTCTCTGTCGGTCGGCCAAGACGTCCTCTACCCCACCACTACCGGGAAACGACCGACCGCAGCCGACCGGCTACTGCATAGCTACGTCAGCAGACTGT from Streptomyces sp. NBC_01571 encodes the following:
- a CDS encoding MAB_1171c family putative transporter — translated: MSHQHGPNNEAFYICGISLLLICLFKVPALLRRRRDPLLSSVVLLLLDGGFVFFLSAPDSISAINRATGIVNFAAPVAYSALAVFGGANLLLLVNWRPSPPEQRRRASRICVITYSLVVVLIIVFFWLGDAPVEQVTLFDWYYADTPWIREMILTYLLAQGVATTTTFVLCWRWSKEVDGFLRAGLRILVPGYLLHVCYDVIKLVAIYGRWTGHQWDFLVDQVAPQTAAPSAALVVIGFTLPLAGPRMAQTLQALRQLRDLGPLWRELKTVPTPGAIRTSLPLWSSPSVRLTRRRTSIFDALLTLAPAYDSTVRDKAYRAALDRGDDTPTAEATADATMIVAARVKQQTGSSSSAAPETEPWRPRDLVLLSRALTSPFVSSRSVSPQHYGARVESRQHD
- a CDS encoding NAD(P)/FAD-dependent oxidoreductase — translated: MTEALPRRGTHAVVIGGSLAGMLAAAAVKNSVDTVEIIEAHDLPLTPQARTGVPQAAHIHPLLSGGAKAIDALLPGTIERLLEAGANQVPMTTNMVYLSPEGWYRRWQRDTHYLIAASRDLTDSVVRQQVLRDARISIRSHARVLALLGDARRVTGVKLQTTDGSEHEVHGDLVIDASGRSTRTPRWLAEFGITGLVEDHIDSGMTYASRIYRAPVPTTNWPLINVLPDPAHPGPAGAIVPIEGNRWHVSAYGPPGSRPSREPGSFGDYVRSLRHPVIADLLSHAEPLTDITVAHSTANHRFYYERLKVWPEGLIALGDAVAAFNPIYGHGMSVAAQGALAIRELLSSGLSPDFARRAQRAVSRPINVAWSLSVGQDVLYPTTTGKRPTAADRLLHSYVSRLSRTATGNFRVATALTDVLTLEAPPTLLLRPDILLAAAIGPLLPPHSGPGFTAEEQQLLQKAGFQRP